A single genomic interval of Labrus bergylta chromosome 18, fLabBer1.1, whole genome shotgun sequence harbors:
- the LOC109990851 gene encoding tubulin beta-4B chain gives MREIVHLQAGQCGNQIGAKFWEVISDEHGIDPTGSYHGDSDLQLERINVYYNEASGGKYVPRAVLVDLEPGTMDSVRSGPFGQIFRPDNFVFGQSGAGNNWAKGHYTEGAELVDSVLDVVRKEAESCDCLQGFQLTHSLGGGTGSGMGTLLISKIREEYPDRIMNTFSVVPSPKVSDTVVEPYNATLSVHQLVENTDETYCIDNEALYDICFRTLKLTTPTYGDLNHLVSATMSGVTTCLRFPGQLNADLRKLAVNMVPFPRLHFFMPGFAPLTSRGSQQYRALTVPELTQQMFDTKNMMAACDPRHGRYLTVAAIFRGRMSMKEVDEQMLNVQNKNSSYFVEWIPNNVKTAVCDIPPRGLKMAATFIGNSTAIQELFKRISEQFTAMFRRKAFLHWYTGEGMDEMEFTEAESNMNDLVSEYQQYQDATAEEEGEFEEEGEEDLA, from the exons atgagggaAATCGTACATCTGCAGGCCGGCCAGTGTGGAAATCAGATCGGAGCAAAG TTCTGGGAGGTGATAAGTGACGAACATGGAATCGACCCAACTGGTTCATACCACGGGGACAGCGACCTGCAGCTGGAGCGGATCAACGTGTATTACAACGAAGCATCAG GTGGCAAGTATGTCCCTCGTGCAGTGCTGGTGGACTTGGAGCCAGGCACGATGGACTCTGTGAGGTCTGGTCCCTTTGGCCAGATCTTTAGACCAGACAATTTTGTCTTTG GCCAGAGCGGAGCAGGTAATAACTGGGCTAAAGGTCACTACACCGAGGGAGCGGAGCTGGTGGACTCGGTCCTGGATGTGGTGAGGAAGGAGGCAGAGAGCTGCGACTGCCTCCAGGGCTTCCAGCTCACCCACTCGCTGGGTGGAGGCACCGGCTCTGGTATGGGCACGCTGCTCATCAGCAAGATCCGAGAGGAGTATCCAGATCGCATCATGAACACATTCAGTGTGGTGCCCTCACCCAAG GTGTCAGACACAGTCGTTGAACCGTACAATGCAACCCTCTCCGTCCACCAGCTGGTGGAGAACACAGATGAGACCTACTGCATTGATAATGAGGCTCTGTATGACATCTGCTTCCGCACACTGAAGCTCACCACACCCACATACGGTGACCTCAACCACCTGGTCTCAGCCACCATGAGTGGGGTGACCACCTGCCTGCGCTTCCCCGGGCAGCTCAACGCCGATTTGAGGAAATTGGCCGTGAACATGGTGCCCTTCCCCAGGCTGCACTTCTTCATGCCGGGCTTCGCCCCCCTGACCAGCCGCGGCAGCCAGCAGTACAG GGCACTGACCGTTCCTGAACTCACCCAGCAGATGTTCGACACCAAGAACATGATGGCAGCTTGTGACCCACGCCACGGGCGCTACCTCACAGTCGCCGCCATCTTCCGAGGCCGCATGTCAATGAAGGAGGTAGATGAGCAGATGCTTAATGTTCAGAACAAGAACAGCAGCTACTTTGTGGAATGGATCCCCAACAACGTCAAGACCGCCGTCTGTGACATCCCTCCCCGCGGTCTCAAGATGGCCGCCACCTTCATTGGCAACAGCACAGCCATCCAGGAGCTGTTCAAACGCATCTCAGAGCAGTTTACTGCTATGTTCCGCCGCAAGGCCTTCCTCCATTG GTACACTGGCGAGGGCATGGATGAGATGGAATTCACTGAGGCTGAGAGCAACATGAATGATCTGGTGTCCGAGTACCAACAATATCAGGACGCCACTGCTGAGGAAGAGGGAGAgtttgaggaggagggagaagaggactTAGCCTAG